One Candidatus Binatia bacterium genomic window carries:
- a CDS encoding glutathione S-transferase family protein: protein SGAIVEYILARHAPGKLKPAVDQPEFPHYLQWFHYCEGMVMPPMNTIVVHTILLPPDRRDEKALGQAQRLLAKALAPVEQTLEGRDYLIGEFSAADVMLGHSCIMANRLGLVTDEMPNLKAYAKRLLERPACAEAFAA, encoded by the coding sequence GTCCGGCGCCATCGTCGAGTACATCCTGGCCCGCCACGCGCCCGGGAAGCTCAAGCCCGCCGTGGATCAGCCCGAGTTCCCGCACTACCTGCAGTGGTTCCACTACTGCGAGGGGATGGTGATGCCGCCGATGAACACGATTGTCGTGCACACGATTCTGCTGCCGCCAGACCGGCGCGACGAGAAGGCTCTTGGACAGGCGCAGCGCCTGCTTGCGAAGGCGCTCGCGCCCGTCGAGCAGACACTGGAAGGAAGGGACTACCTGATCGGTGAGTTCTCGGCCGCGGACGTCATGCTCGGCCACTCCTGCATCATGGCGAATCGCCTGGGCCTAGTGACCGACGAGATGCCGAACCTGAAAGCGTACGCAAAGCGACTCCTGGAGCGTCCGGCTTGCGCGGAGGCGTTCGCGGCCTGA